In the Microplitis mediator isolate UGA2020A chromosome 5, iyMicMedi2.1, whole genome shotgun sequence genome, TGCTCACTACCCaacagtattttatttatataagtatTTGGATgcattattgttgttattttaaatacattattACTAAAATTCAACTCTAATTCAAGTTGCTCTGTTTTTATGTCccatacttttaaaatactttcatCATCAACGGAAATTAAATTTGGTCCAAATGGCAATAATGCATGAACATGATGATTATGTTTAGCATAGGTATGCTTGAGTTCAGTCCCTCTACGCCAGGCATAAATATTACCCTCGCTGGCAGTATACACGTGATATGTATCACCAGCCAAACATGTTATATCACCTGGATGACTACCAGATACTGTCAAAAGACTCAAATGCGAACAACTGTACGTATGAAAACTTTTTCCCACACAAGTTACTATCAAATTATCCTTTCTTCGTTTAATGTAACGTGTTACAAGTGGTATATGATTACTTAAATAACCTAGAGcacgattttttataaatattttactttcgGGCATTTTTACACTATTTATATCATCACTCATTGTTTCAggcatttttatatatattcatttatttatttatttatttatttatttatttatttaaatcctgcaataaataaaatactaaaattatttaaaaaaaattataatataatattattgtagatttaattattataaaaattaatactgatgataataattatcttaccgcgtataaatttataaaataaatttaaaatttaaaaatcataatttattttcctatAAGAGCACGTGTTTTCTGATGATGTGATGATGGCCATtacgttattttttatttgtataaaaaaaaaattatacatgtTTTCATTTTGAGATGTTTTTGTTTTCCCGATGCTATGCTACCGCTCAAGAATTAATGGCCGATATTGTAGAtcttagtt is a window encoding:
- the LOC130667633 gene encoding WD repeat-containing protein 36-like, which gives rise to MPETMSDDINSVKMPESKIFIKNRALGYLSNHIPLVTRYIKRRKDNLIVTCVGKSFHTYSCSHLSLLTVSGSHPGDITCLAGDTYHVYTASEGNIYAWRRGTELKHTYAKHNHHVHALLPFGPNLISVDDESILKVWDIKTEQLELELNFSNNVFKITTIMHPNTYINKILLGSEQVNLQLWNIRTSKMMSDTR